TTCTTTGCTATGAGTAATGCACTCCTAGTAATTTTActtttcttatttatagAATTCCTATAATTTCTATAAAAATACtctacatttttttttttttttttttttttttataatttgattatataaattttttatattaattattatacattgattacgtatatatgtatgaatataaatttaaatataaatatatatatatatatatataaaacatatttatattttctcatatatacatttatgcatttatttatatatttatttatacatacacatatatattatatatatatatatatattatgtactcatttattatcttttatttcaatttttttttttttttttttttcaagtgaatttaaatttaatttacACACTTTTCATAGCATTGAAAACTATTTATGTAAActtatatgtatatatatatatatatatatattcatttatatacaataacaaaaattgaaataaaagaataaaataaaaaaaaatataatattcatgatttaatattttgtaaaatataaatataatttattttcttacAATTGTAATAGTCTTGTAAAttcatctttttttctttgattgttttttttcaacTTATCGATCTTATTTTggtatataatatttaccTATATagaaatgaataaataattacatatatatatatatatatatatatatatgtatgtatgtatttatttatttatttatatttattgaattattattttatgttcacgttttatattctttcatattttataaacaaTTGCATACTTCTGCAATTTCCTTTTCtgaatttattttttcctgTTCCATCATTTCTTCagtatttattatttctttagTTAACGAATTAAtagaattattttttttttctatttctttatgaaaattatttaaaatatcattCTGTTTCATTTGTTTCTTCAAATTAAAAGCAAGTGATGACCTGTTCAAATtgttcaaaaaaaaaaaaaaagaattttttttaaaataaataatttaaatatgataaatgTGCAATAGAACAAAATATGCTGTGGAAATATGTgcatgtatatatatatatatatatatatgtatgtatgtatgttttttttttttcttactTAACCAATTTGTGgtattcaaataataacataatattataattgaATAATTGTTTTAGAAGAAGACCCCTTTGAAAGCAAGTGACTGAAATCTGTTTATAATGGTCatacataattttataagaTTGTAAGAGCacattaaatatattatatatatatatatatatatatatatttcaacCTGTCTGCATAATTCGGTTAATATGTTCAACAATTCATTCAAATACTCTTCttttataatcatatttttaGAATACATATTAGATAATACTtcatatattctttttagACACAGGACTATATCTTCATCATTTGTAACTCTAGAAACATATGAAATATGCTCTGctttttttacttttatacatttacttggaaatatataataaattggATCATTGAAAAGAACACTTTTActatcatttttatatagaaCATTGgattttaaattttttcgAATTTCCTCAATAACTCTTAcgatatttttatctttcATTGTTTTATCATCTTTTGAATGAACATTCTTTTCATCTTCcttttctattattatagggttctcatattttaaatatttattgtatTCTCCTAAGTAATCTTTCATTTCGAATTAAAGCATGTGaaaattttcaaaaaatacatcaaaagaaacatatatatatatatatatatatatatatatgttaatattttattcgTTGAATTTTTAAGTTggcaaaaaaaaaaaaaaaaaaaaaaaaaaaaaacattaattttgttacataaaaaaaaaaaaaaatatattttttcttctaatTTAGAGTTAAAATCATACACaatatatggaaaaaaaaccttagaaaaaaatttagaGTAAATAGggatatataatatataaaaaaatgagaCAAAAACAATGATATAcacgaaaaaaaaaaaataataaaataaaataaaataaataaataaataaataaataaataaatattggtatgatataatatatatatatatatatatattttagaAGTGAAGCTTCAAagctttttttttgatatattttataatgttcattttctttatcttttaaaaatgaaaatgtttgtataacatatatatatatatatatatatatatatatatatatatattttatgtttaattttttttttttttattttgtgaTTATCACATGATGATTGCCCCCTTATCATATATAGAATTGTTAACCTCCTTAAAAGGAAGAATAAATGCATTATTAACAAAAATTTCAGGTTTCAAAATAACACTTTCCCCTAAAACACATAATCCTTCAATGCGTGACCAATTTCCTACTCTTGACTTGGACCCTATTATGGAGTTTTCAATATATGAGTAAGAACTTATGGTAGAATGGCTCATGACACatgaattttttattctacACCCTTCTCCTATGATTACATGTTCTCCTAGTACAACATTATCACCCAATACACAATTTTGTTtaattattgttgttgATGATATTAAAACGTTTCCTTCAATTTTTGTGTGGAGAAAAATATctttaataaatgaattttcttcattttcattaaatttatttaattcttctatattttcaaaacttacaaataaatttttatgtacAACATTTTTTGTATGATTTTCATTTAAACTATAATGAATTAACAAGTGATCTAATAACATATGCTTTTCATATTTCCTTTCTTCTAAATTTTCCATGTATAATGATTGTCCCTTTAGGAAATCTAACGGTTTACCAATATCAGCCCAAAAATTATTCAATTggtaaaaatataacatattatcACTGGCTAGCTTTGGgaaaatttctttttctaaGGAACAATTCCTTTGAggaataaaatttaaaatttgtttgtttaaaatgtatattcCTGCATTAATTAAACTTGATTTAGGAACTAATGGTTTCTCTTCAAATTTTGTAATCCTTTTATCTTCTGTAATTACAACACCAAATGCTCTTGGGTCTTCCACTTCTTTTACCTTAACAAAAAAAANNNNNNNNNNNNNNNNNNNNNNNNNNNNNNNNNNNNNNNNNNNNNNNNNNNNNNNNNNNNNNNNNNNNNNNNNNNNNNNNNNNNNNNNNNNNNNNNNNNNNNNNNNNNNNNNNNNNNNNNNNNNNNNNNNNNNNNNNNNNNNNNNNNNNNNNNNNNNNNNNNNNNNNNNNNNNNNNNNNNNNNNNNNNNNNNNNNNNNNNNNNaaaaaaaaaaatatttcgCCTGAACGGGtcataaaaatacaaatttGTACACACATGTTAAGgtgatataaataaatataaacatatatatatatatatatataaaatatttggtattttatttgacattttttctcatatatatatatattatatatatcatttgtGTTACCAGTATTGTTAGTGGGGCTTTATTTTGCTTGTGGAAATTCATCATTTCTATTAAGGGGAATGTACAAATTATGTCTGAATTGAACACAAAGAAatcatcatatttatttaaataattttcgGCCAGTTTTAATGGCCCCCCTGTTCCCAATGGTTCGTCTTCAATTGAAAAAATGATTTGTacatcatattttttttccatttcTTTAACAAAATTAGTTATGTTCGTAGGTTTATATGCGATAGCTAAGATTATCTCTTTAATTCCACATTTTGCtaaatgtaatatttgATGTTCTATTATTGGTTTATTgcaaaaattaattaaagGTTTGGGAGTTGTTAAAGTTAACGGCCTCAGGCGTGTACCATAACCACCAACTAAAATTAATGCattcataataatacaaaaaaggaaataaaattataaataaataaatatatatatatatatatatatatatgtatattatatcagAAATATAATGGAgaaaacatatatacaaacaaaaggatataaattaattaaaatatatccatatattataaagtGATGTATTGaattaattataacaaaaaaaaaaaatatatatatatatatatatgtatatactaaattaacacaaaaaaaaaatttccAAATATATggtagaaaaaaattaaaacgtaagatatatttaaaaatataaatataatatatatatatatatttcaaaatttaaatataatatatgtttcaaaatataaatatatttttcaaaatacttattatttctatgtccaaaataaaaatatatatataaaaaaacaaattaattataaaggaaaagaaattttaattattgCTTGTTATAATCTTTTcattacataatatatatttatatacacatatatgtatttaatatttttttttcccatacacattatatatatatattatatatatatatatatatatatatataattttgggggtatttttattttaaaaaggaaaaaatatattttctttttttttttttaagttattttattttttttgcaacaaaaaatattttaattaaaatataatgaagtgaatgtacatataaaatgtaaaaaaaaaaaaaaattataataataatatattaataatatatatccccattttattaataattatataatggaatgcttttcctttttttattatgaacttaaaaatattatataacatcacatatatatatatatattNNNNNNNNNNNNNNNNNNNNNNNNNNNNNNNNNNNNNNNNNNNNNNNNNNNNNNNNNNNNNNNNNNNNNNNNNNNNNNNNNNNNNNNNNNNNNNNNNNNNaaaaaaaaaaagaattttaattttaaataagaTATATGCAAGAAAAATtgcatacatatatatatatatatgtgtgtattTCTCCATTTGGTTaccattttttttgtttatattgGTTTGATTAGATTTATTTGGTGCTGtttcaaataataacatgTCGATATTACTTTTTGTTTTCTGTGATTCTTCCATATGATCACCAATATGGTTTGTTTCATTTCCTTGATGATAAGTCATTTTATCATCTTTATAAGATTTCATCATATCTCGATCATGTAAATTTTTGTCGTTAGTTATTTCCTTTCCTGTTTTATTATCTAGCCAGCTTAGTCTCAAAACCTGAATATAATAAGTGTTCACATGTGAACAAATTTAATACATGTgttaaaatgaaaaataaatacataaatataaatatatatatattatatatatatatatatatatatatatattcatttatatgtgCTATTTCTTGGATATAGCATATTCATTAATTTCATTCCATTCAtttgatataatattatatatttaattatttgttcacttaaattattttattattttttttttttttatttacttttGCGTATATGCAAGAATTCAGACTAGGCACAGGAGATGATTCATCAGTAACATCAACCCAAGCaggaatattattatgaagGATTTTAAATCTACATATAaagtataaaataaaataaaaaaatataaataataaatatggaatacatttacaaatatatacggaaatatttatatatcacAATTCCTTTTTAAGAAAACACCTATTTTGTTGCTGAtccaatatatatatatatatatatatatatatatatttatttatttatttattcatttttatattaacCTGAAGTGGTATGTTCCCATCAAAGGAAATTCATGTTTGATATCCTCCAATGTTATGGAACCTATAGgctttaaaatataaaaaacgTTTTGTGAATTTTTATCttctttatcatttattatatgataaaatacAACAGTAGGTTTTGACATTTTTATTGGATGATCAAATAGgtatatacaaaaaaaaaaaaaaaaaaaaaaaaaaaattataataaaatataatataatataatataatataatataatataatataatataataaaaggtTGTTAAAATTGATTATCCTATTATTTCATGTATTATCCCTTAATTTCACTttgattatattatttaaaaaagatttattaaacaaaaaaacCTTAACATATTACAAGATATATTCCAAATACTTaacaatttatatatgtatatatatattcatttacATGTTGTCcatgtgtatatatttaaaaggAATCTCACaattttacatttttaacaaaaacatataaaaaataaacaaaatatatatattaatgtctatgattataaaaaaaaatatatatgaataggatatatttacatataaaagaaaaaaaaaaaaaaaaaaaaaaaaaaaaaaaaaaaaataaaaaaaaaaaaaaaaaataNNNNNNNNNNNNNNNNNNNNNNNNNNNNNNNNNNNNNNNNNNNNNNNNNNNNNNNNNNNNNNNNNNNNNNNNNNNNNNNNNNNNNNNNNNNNNNNNNNNNNNNNNNNNNNNNNNNNNNNNNNNNNNNNNNNNNNNNNNNNNNNNNNNNNNNNNNNNNNNNNNNNNNNNNNNNNNNNNNNNNNNNNNNNNNNNNNNNNNNNNNNNNNNNNNNNNNNNNNNNNNNNNNNNNNNNNNNNNNNNNNNNNNNNNNNNNNNNNNNNNNNNNNNNNNNNNNNNNNNNNNNNNNNNNNNNNNNNNNNatttaaaaaaaaaaaaaaaaaaaaaaaaaaaaaaaaaaaaaaaaaaaaaaaatcatatatatatatatatattatatatatatatatttatttattttctctCAATGAAAAAGtcaaaatgaaatattttaaaaaaaagaactACAAATTTTTAAGGAAATagttaaaaatatatttttttaaaaggattaaaaaaatataagaaaaaataataatatataaataaataatgaaaaatataatgtattatacatcacatattatatatcacaagttcattatatatttaaaaaaaataatttatttttgaaatgtaaaaatataaaatgaacttgtttttttttttttttttttctctttttacattgatttttaattatatatcaatGTAACATATTAGGGAAGGGGGAAATAAACGTAATActtattaattatatatatatatatatatatatatatatatatttgttgtTTAGTTTTgtatgattatatatatatatatatatatatatatttaaattatattaaaaagattctttatatatatcttgaaaatgatgatatagaattttttattatatggtTAAACTTAATACTATatagaattattatatatatatattttaaatatatatatgattatttataataatagttaCAATATTCTAGGCccataaaaatatatgtgcATAATTTGGTATGGAAGTAAAACTAATTGTTTATTAGAGTATGttgatttattatgtatgtcatttattatgtaggtacatacttttattatttttaaaagttgatatctataaaaaagtaaggagataacaaaaaatgaaaaaatataaataaataataaaaacacTAACATCACGTTCaagattattataaatatataaatatggttgtaataatatgtttataatatatacaa
This is a stretch of genomic DNA from Plasmodium reichenowi strain SY57 chromosome 14, whole genome shotgun sequence. It encodes these proteins:
- a CDS encoding dynein-associated protein, putative; the encoded protein is MKDYLGEYNKYLKYENPIIIEKEDEKNVHSKDDKTMKDKNIVRVIEEIRKNLKSNVLYKNDSKSVLFNDPIYYIFPSKCIKVKKAEHISYVSRVTNDEDIVLCLKRIYEVLSNMYSKNMIIKEEYLNELLNILTELCRQISVTCFQRGLLLKQLFNYNIMLLFEYHKLVKSSLAFNLKKQMKQNDILNNFHKEIEKKNNSINSLTKEIINTEEMMEQEKINSEKEIAEVNIIYQNKIDKLKKNNQRKKDEFTRLLQL
- a CDS encoding mannose-1-phosphate guanyltransferase, putative, translating into MNALILVGGYGTRLRPLTLTTPKPLINFCNKPIIEHQILHLAKCGIKEIILAIAYKPTNITNFVKEMEKKYDVQIIFSIEDEPLGTGGPLKLAENYLNKYDDFFVFNSDIICTFPLIEMMNFHKQNKAPLTILVKEVEDPRAFGVVITEDKRITKFEEKPLVPKSSLINAGIYILNKQILNFIPQRNCSLEKEIFPKLASDNMLYFYQLNNFWADIGKPLDFLKGQSLYMENLEERKYEKHMLLDHLLIHYSLNENHTKNVVHKNLFVSFENIEELNKFNENEENSFIKDIFLHTKIEGNVLISSTTIIKQNCVLGDNVVLGEHVIIGEGCRIKNSCVMSHSTISSYSYIENSIIGSKSRVGNWSRIEGLCVLGESVILKPEIFVNNAFILPFKEVNNSIYDKGAIIM
- a CDS encoding hypothetical protein (conserved Plasmodium protein, unknown function) translates to MSKPTVVFYHIINDKEDKNSQNVFYILKPIGSITLEDIKHEFPLMGTYHFRFKILHNNIPAWVDVTDESSPVPSLNSCIYAKVLRLSWLDNKTGKEITNDKNLHDRDMMKSYKDDKMTYHQGNETNHIGDHMEESQKTKSNIDMLLFETAPNKSNQTNINKKN